A genomic window from Diospyros lotus cultivar Yz01 chromosome 2, ASM1463336v1, whole genome shotgun sequence includes:
- the LOC127794373 gene encoding glutamate receptor 2.7-like: MANSNSDYSSLLVLLLLGLQAVPMGGQRVVDVGLIVEAETIVGKMAKTCLSMGLEDFYRDHTNYTTRLALRARDSKSDVIEAASAAVDLLKNVGVQAILSSQSSTLADFVIDIGNKTQVPIISQATSPSLSPKKYPYFIRAAPVVYAQVGALASIIKAFNWREIVLIYEGSSYGSGIVPYLTDAMLSINIKVQYQSVISLLATDDHILQQLYKLQTMHTRVFVVHMFLPLASRLFLKAKEVGMMSQGYVWITTDVITSFLDSMDPTGTGTMQGVLGVKSYVPMSEKLHKFKKRWRKRFFQENPDIGLECELNVHGLWAYSSIKALAMAVEKTQISIPKFKKPDANGEKLIDLDAIGTSEMGPMLLQSIRNLRFIDLCGEFNLVDGELQSSTFQIVNVIGKRGVEIGFWTPKYGISKDLMPRIKDLYTTNKEDLKSVIWPGESNIVPKGWEMPTREKKLRVGVPVKSGFYEFIKVEKDPQTDIIIPSGFCVDVFKEVMDHYLPYVIPYEFIAFEGSYDDLVYQVALNKFDVVVGDITILANRSNFVDFTLPFTESGVAMIVTIEDDESKNAWIFMRPLTMDLWLTTGAFFIFIGFVVWVLEHRVNEEFRGPPHQQVGIIFWFSFSTLMFAHKEKVVNNLSRGVVVVWVFVVLVVTSSYTANLTSMLTVQKLQPTITDLKDIIKQKGEYVGYPKGSFVGDFLNSLNCDPSKFKTYTSLQKYDEALSKGSNNGGVVAIVDELPYLRLFLSKYCGKYTMVGPIYKTAGFGFAFTKGSPFVPDVSRAILKVTEGENMSRILAQWFGKKQDCTEQNGAIVVTSGSLTIDSFKGLFLMAGTSSLFALIMFSSNFLYDNKDILSSNHSIRQKVATIVKSFDQRT, translated from the exons ATGGCAAATTCTAATTCAGACTACTCGTCTCTGCTTGTGTTACTTTTGTTGGGCTTACAAGCCGTGCCAATGGGTGGCCAAAGGGTAGTTGATGTTGGGTTGATTGTTGAGGCGGAAACCATTGTTGGGAAGATGGCCAAGACATGCTTGTCCATGGGACTTGAAGATTTCTATAGGGATCACACAAATTATACCACAAGGCTTGCTCTTCGTGCTAGAGATTCAAAGAGTGATGTTATTGAGGCTGCATCAGCTG CTGTAGATTTACTCAAGAATGTGGGAGTACAAGCAATACTAAGTTCACAATCATCCACACTGGCAGATTTTGTGATCGATATAGGCAACAAAACTCAAGTCCCTATAATTTCTCAAGCAACCAGTCCTTCTCTATCACCAAAAAAATATCCTTACTTCATTCGAGCAGCGCCTGTTGTGTATGCTCAAGTTGGAGCCTTGGCATCTATAATCAAGGCCTTTAACTGGAGGGAGATAGTGTTAATCTATGAGGGTAGCTCTTATGGCAGTGGGATAGTTCCTTATTTAACAGATGCTATGCTATCAATCAACATTAAAGTTCAATATCAAAGTGTCATTTCTCTTTTGGCCACAGATGATCATATCCTTCAACAACTCTACAAACTCCAAACCATGCATACTAGAGTTTTTGTGGTGCATATGTTCTTACCTCTTGCTTCTCGACTCTTTTTGAAGGCAAAAGAAGTTGGAATGATGAGCCAAGGATATGTTTGGATTACAACAGATGTTATTACAAGTTTTTTAGATTCTATGGATCCCACAGGTACAGGAACAATGCAAGGTGTACTAGGTGTCAAGTCTTATGTTCCAATGTCCGAAAAGCTTCACAAGTTTaagaaaagatggagaaagaggTTTTTTCAAGAGAATCCAGATATAGGACTTGAATGTGAACTAAATGTACATGGCTTGTGGGCGTATAGTAGTATCAAAGCATTAGCAATGGCAGTGGAAAAAACACAAATTTCAATACCAAAATTCAAGAAGCCTGATGCTAATGGAGAGAAGTTGATTGACTTAGATGCAATTGGAACCTCAGAAATGGGACCAATGCTCCTTCAGTCAATCCGAAACTTGAGATTCATCGACTTATGTGGTGAATTCAATCTAGTTGATGGAGAGTTACAATCATCCACCTTTCAAATAGTCAATGTGATTGGAAAACGGGGTGTGGAAATTGGTTTCTGGACTCCAAAATATGGGATATCGAAGGATCTAATGCCAAGAATCAAGGATTTGTATACAACTAACAAAGAAGATCTCAAGTCTGTCATTTGGCCTGGTGAATCTAATATAGTGCCTAAAGGTTGGGAAATGCCAACAAGGGAAAAAAAGTTGAGGGTTGGCGTTCCTGTTAAAAGTGGATTTTATGAGTTCATAAAAGTGGAAAAAGATCCTCAAACTGACATTATCATTCCCAGTGGTTTTTGTGTAGATGTGTTTAAAGAAGTCATGGACCATTATCTCCCTTATGTTATCCCATATGAGTTTATTGCCTTTGAAGGAAGTTATGATGACCTAGTTTATCAAGTTGCGCTCAAT AAGTTTGATGTTGTTGTAGGGGACATAACCATCTTAGCAAATAGATCCAACTTTGTTGATTTTACATTGCCTTTCACTGAATCTGGGGTGGCAATGATCGTTACAATTGAGGATGATGAAAGCAAGAATGCATGGATTTTTATGAGACCATTAACAATGGATTTATGGTTAACAACTGGGgcattcttcatcttcattggCTTTGTGGTATGGGTTCTTGAGCATCGAGTGAATGAAGAATTCAGAGGCCCACCACACCAGCAAGTTGGAATAATATTTTGGTTCTCTTTCTCCACTCTAATGTTTGCACATA AGGAGAAGGTAGTCAATAATTTATCAAGAGGAGTTGTAGTTGTGTGGGTGTTCGTGGTGTTGGTGGTGACATCAAGTTATACTGCAAACTTAACATCAATGCTAACTGTTCAGAAACTACAACCTACTATCACAGATCTCAAGGATATCATAAAACAGAAGGGGGAGTATGTAGGGTACCCAAAGGGATCTTTTGTTGGTGACTTTTTGAACAGTTTGAACTGTGATCCTTCCAAGTTTAAGACTTACACGAGTTTACAAAAGTACGATGAAGCCCTTTCCAAAGGAAGTAATAATGGAGGGGTTGTTGCAATTGTTGATGAGCTCCCTTATTTGAGGCTCTTTCTTTCCAAATATTGTGGAAAGTATACTATGGTAGGACCAATTTACAAGACTGCAGGCTTTGGCTTt GCATTTACAAAGGGATCTCCCTTTGTACCTGATGTTTCAAGAGCGATCTTGAAGGTAACAGAGGGAGAAAATATGAGCAGAATTCTAGCTCAATGGTTTGGCAAAAAGCAAGATTGCACAGAGCAAAATGGCGCCATTGTAGTTACCTCTGGAAGTCTTACAATCGATAGTTTCAAAGGTCTCTTTCTCATGGCTGGCACATCTTCACTTTTTGCTCTCATCATGTTCTCATCTAACTTCCTATACGACAACAAAGATATTCTATCCTCCAATCACTCAATTAGGCAAAAGGTTGCTACAATTGTCAAGAGCTTTGATCAACGTACGTAA
- the LOC127794371 gene encoding glutamate receptor 2.9-like, producing MVAKLLEYSSSQLLLLLFLIISFQYIVPLLGGGGGGRNGSASAAAAVEVDVGLILDADTIFGKIANTCISMGLEDFYASHPNYSTRLLLHHRDSKGDVVQAASAAIDLLKNVQVSAILGPQASTQANFVIDIGNKTQVPIISTATSPSLSPKENPYFIRAALIGSYQVKPVASIVNAFGWREIVLIYEDSSYGNGIVPHLTDALLLVNAQVRHRSVISISATDDHILQELYKLQTMQTKVFVLHMSLSLASRVFLKAKDVGMMSKGYVWITTDVVTSFIDSMDSTVIESMQGVIGVKPYVPRSNELDKFKKRWRKRFLQENPDIDYEYNLNVFGLWAYSSVKALAMAMEKVKIVEPKFKETNANVENLTDLVAIGTSEMGPRLLQSIRNMTFKDLSGEFNLVNGELQSSTFQIVNVNGKQDREIGFWTPKYGILKDLRPRNIKDSYTTNKDDLRIIIWPGESDIVPKGWEIPTSTKKKLRVGVPSKCGFEEFIKVETNPQTNAITVTGFCALVFEEVMNHYLPYYIPYEYIPFPSPDNPNPCPNYDDLVHQIALNKFDIVVGDITIVANRSNFVDFTLPFTESGVSMIVPVKDNESKGGWIFMKPLTRDLWLTIGAFFMFIGFVVWVLEHRVNKEFRGPPLYQVGTMFWFSFSTFVFAHREKVISNLSRFVAIVWMFVVLVVTSSYTASLTSMLTVQKLQPTVTDINVLIKSGEYIGYQEGSFVGGLLKSSYNDPPKLKTYDTLQKFDEALSNGSKNNGVAAIVDELPYLRLLLAKYCNKYIMVGPTYKTAGFGFAFAKGSPLVPEVSRAILNVTEGEKMNKILEKLYGKQQDCKMQDDIATTSESLTLDSFMGLFLIACVSSLFALIIFFCCFLYENKDILTSNDSIWEKVTKIAKSFDEKKDDPSRKQLTATNEGAAISRMVRTQVVEGPQSPTISMFHSAEGIFSQDERLSTTEPSSPNQFMTLYC from the exons ATGGTGGCCAAATTACTAGAATACTCTTCTTCCCAGTTGCTTCTTTTACTCTTTTTGATCATCAGCTTTCAGTACATTGTGCCACTGCTGGGTGGTGGCGGCGGTGGCCGGAATGGCAGTGCTTCTGCGGCTGCGGCGGTGGAGGTTGATGTAGGGTTGATTCTTGACGCAGACACCATTTTTGGGAAGATAGCCAATACATGCATATCCATGGGGCTTGAGGATTTCTACGCCTCTCACCCCAATTATTCCACAAGGCTGCTTCTCCACCACAGAGATTCCAAGGGCGATGTTGTTCAGGCTGCTTCTGCCG CTATAGACTTGTTGAAGAATGTTCAAGTATCGGCAATATTAGGTCCGCAAGCATCTACACAAGCAAATTTCGTAATTGATATAGGCAACAAAACTCAAGTCCCCATAATTTCTACAGCTACCAGTCCTTCTTTATCGCCAAAAGAGAATCCATACTTCATTCGAGCAGCACTAATTGGGTCCTATCAAGTTAAACCCGTCGCATCAATAGTTAATGCCTTTGGCTGGAGGGAAATAGTGTTGATCTATGAGGATAGCTCTTATGGGAATGGGATAGTTCCTCATTTAACCGACGCTCTACTCTTAGTCAACGCCCAAGTTCGACATCGAAGTGTCATTTCGATCTCAGCCACGGATGACCACATTCTTCAAGAACTCTATAAGCTTCAAACCATGCAGACTAAGGTTTTTGTGCTACACATGTCTTTATCTCTCGCTTCTCGAGTTTTCTTGAAGGCAAAAGATGTTGGAATGATGAGCAAAGGATATGTTTGGATCACAACAGATGTTGTTACAAGCTTTATAGATTCTATGGATTCCACAGTTATAGAGTCTATGCAAGGTGTAATAGGTGTCAAACCTTACGTTCCAAGGTCTAATGAGCTCGACAAGTTTaagaaaagatggagaaagagattTCTTCAAGAGAATCCAGACATAGATTATGAGtataatttaaatgtatttGGCTTGTGGGCATATAGTAGCGTCAAGGCATTGGCAATGGCAATGGAGAAAGTGAAAATTGTAGAACCAAAATTCAAGGAAACAAACGCTAATGTGGAGAACTTAACAGACCTGGTTGCAATTGGGACTTCAGAAATGGGACCACGGCTTCTTCAATCAATTCGAAATATGACATTTAAAGACTTGAGTGGTGAATTCAACCTAGTCAATGGAGAGTTACAATCATCAACCTTTCAAATAGTCAACGTGAACGGCAAACAAGACAGGGAAATTGGATTCTGGACTCCAAAATATGGGATATTGAAGGACTTAAGACCAAGAAATATTAAGGACAGTTACACAACCAATAAAGATGATCTTCGGATTATCATATGGCCTGGAGAATCTGATATAGTGCCTAAAGGTTGGGAAATACCAACAAGTACAAAAAAGAAGTTGAGGGTTGGTGTTCCTTCTAAATGTGGGTTTGAAGAGTTCATAAAAGTGGAAACGAATCCTCAGACTAATGCTATCACTGTCACTGGTTTTTGCGCCCTTGTGTTTGAAGAAGTAATGAATCATTATCTCCCATATTATATCCCTTATGAATATATTCCCTTCCCCAGTCCAGACAATCCAAATCCGTGTCCGAACTATGATGACCTTGTTCACCAGATTGCTTTAAAT AAGTTCGACATAGTTGTGGGTGACATAACCATCGTAGCAAATAGATCTAATTTTGTTGATTTCACATTGCCTTTCACGGAATCTGGCGTGTCAATGATCGTCCCAGTTAAGGATAATGAAAGCAAAGGAGGATGGATTTTCATGAAACCCCTAACAAGGGATTTGTGGTTAACAATTGGGGCATTCTTCATGTTTATTGGCTTTGTAGTATGGGTTCTAGAGCATCGTGTAAACAAAGAATTCAGAGGCCCACCGCTCTACCAAGTTGGAACGATGTTTTGGTTTTCTTTCTCAACTTTTGTGTTTGCCCACA GGGAGAAAGTAATCAGCAACTTATCAAGATTTGTAGCAATAGTGTGGATGTTCGTGGTGTTGGTAGTAACGTCAAGCTATACAGCAAGCTTAACATCAATGTTAACTGTGCAGAAACTCCAACCTACAGTCACAGATATTAATGTTCTTATCAAGTCTGGAGAGTATATTGGGTACCAAGAGGGTTCTTTTGTTGGTGGCCTTTTGAAGAGTTCATATAACGATCCACCCAAGCTCAAGACTTATGACACCCTCCAAAAGTTTGACGAAGCCCTTTCAAATGGAAGTAAGAATAACGGAGTTGCTGCAATTGTGGATGAACTCCCTTATTTGAGGCTTTTACTTGCAAAATATTGCAATAAGTATATTATGGTAGGACCAACGTATAAGACTGCAGGCTTTGGCTTC GCATTTGCAAAGGGATCCCCTTTAGTTCCTGAGGTTTCAAGAGCAATCTTAAATGTGACAGAGGGAGAAAAGATGAACAAAATTCTAGAGAAGTTATATGGCAAACAGCAAGATTGCAAAATGCAAGACGACATCGCGACCACCTCTGAAAGCCTTACTCTTGATAGCTTCATGGGGCTTTTCCTCATTGCTTGTGTATCTTCTCTTTTTGCTCTAATCATattcttttgttgtttcttaTACGAGAACAAAGACATTCTAACCTCTAATGATTCGATCTGGGAAAAGGTTACTAAGATAGCTAAAAGCTTTGATGAGAAAAAAGATGACCCATCACGCAAACAACTGACAGCAACAAATGAAGGGGCAGCGATCTCGAGAATGGTGAGAACTCAAGTTGTTGAGGGCCCTCAGAGTCCAACCATAAGCATGTTTCATAGTGCTGAAGGAATTTTCTCTCAAGATGAAAGACTTTCCACAACAGAACCTAGTTCACCAAACCAATTCATGACATTGTATTGTTGA